One genomic region from Maridesulfovibrio ferrireducens encodes:
- the dapB gene encoding 4-hydroxy-tetrahydrodipicolinate reductase, which yields MTDIVIIGAKGRMGATLVRLVQESDELNLSAVMERSGCEQGLDALGCVCGTSPDEVLVKVPGAVIIDFTAPAATLRLLETASITGNPVVIGTTGMTADDLLKVEEFAKKVPVFLAPNMSVGVNVLLKILPELVRMLGPAYDMEMTEIHHNKKVDSPSGTALKLAECMAEARGLVYDEVKKHGRDGIVGARTKDEIGVMAVRGGDVVGDHTAYFFGPGERIEVTHRAHSRDTFAQGALRAAAWLADQKPGKVYSMADIF from the coding sequence ATGACTGATATAGTAATTATTGGAGCAAAAGGGCGCATGGGGGCAACTTTGGTGCGTCTTGTTCAGGAAAGTGATGAGCTGAACCTGTCGGCTGTTATGGAACGTTCAGGGTGTGAGCAGGGTCTTGATGCTCTAGGGTGTGTCTGCGGAACATCTCCTGATGAAGTTCTGGTTAAAGTTCCCGGTGCGGTTATTATTGATTTTACAGCTCCGGCAGCAACATTGAGACTTCTTGAAACTGCGTCAATTACTGGAAACCCGGTTGTTATCGGAACTACAGGTATGACTGCGGATGATTTGCTTAAAGTTGAAGAGTTCGCGAAAAAAGTTCCTGTATTCCTTGCCCCGAATATGAGTGTCGGTGTTAATGTTCTGCTTAAAATTCTGCCTGAACTTGTACGTATGTTAGGGCCTGCTTATGATATGGAAATGACTGAAATTCATCATAATAAAAAAGTTGATTCTCCAAGCGGAACAGCTCTTAAGCTGGCTGAGTGTATGGCCGAAGCTCGTGGTCTTGTTTATGATGAAGTTAAAAAACATGGTCGTGACGGTATTGTCGGCGCGAGAACAAAGGATGAAATCGGTGTGATGGCTGTTCGCGGCGGAGATGTAGTCGGTGATCATACCGCTTACTTCTTCGGCCCCGGTGAACGTATAGAAGTTACACATCGTGCTCATTCCCGCGATACCTTTGCTCAGGGCGCGCTTAGAGCTGCCGCGTGGCTCGCTGATCAAAAGCCTGGAAAAGTTTACTCTATGGCTGATATTTTCTAG
- a CDS encoding potassium transporter Kup — translation MTKTNNVSRQAALSIGALGVVFGDIGTSPLYALKAWFSGHHAIALTDGNVLGVLSLIIWSLLIVISLKYVTFVMAADNKGEGGIFALYELVSQNRSGRSVFVMLIATLIGGALLYGDGVITPAISVLSAIEGLDIATTLAHGYITHISCAILLLLFTFQSSGTDKIGRLFGPVMLLWFIVIGAFGALSMLNNIVVLEAFSPLHAVRFFAENGIAGTLVLGAVVLCVTGGEALFADMGHFGRRPITLAWYFVALPSLLLNYLGQGALLINNPKFIVNPFFSLFPKTILLPIVGLATLAAIIASQAIISGAFSLTAQAVHLGFIPRIRVFQTSELNPGQVYVGSVNWIMAALSIFLVISFKHSEELAGAYGIAITGTMVITTYLFWFYLRNIRKWNVVPAAILISFFACFDLGFFIVNFTKIDGGGWFPILLASIVAYIMYVWLWGREEVYDYVMERGLHITDLESEIEKYILAKTPGEAVFLAASDYIPHAFLQHLRRNRVVPEKLIFLQVKSLNEPYADSGQRIFVKKLKNNVSWMTVSYGFMEKPNVPVSVLQAWNQIGIRKEECNYYVGRVFIKYDDERTDHKIKRKLFILLSSISDNPVDYFKIPEELVVTIGTGVKL, via the coding sequence ATGACTAAAACAAATAATGTTTCAAGACAGGCTGCTTTATCGATTGGGGCTCTTGGGGTTGTTTTCGGTGACATCGGAACCAGCCCTCTCTATGCCTTGAAAGCTTGGTTCAGTGGACATCATGCAATTGCATTAACGGACGGAAATGTACTGGGGGTTCTTTCGCTGATTATTTGGTCTCTTTTGATTGTTATCAGTCTCAAGTATGTCACGTTTGTAATGGCTGCGGATAATAAAGGTGAAGGCGGAATATTTGCACTCTATGAGCTTGTAAGCCAAAACAGGAGCGGACGTTCAGTTTTCGTGATGCTTATAGCTACGCTTATCGGGGGAGCGTTGTTGTACGGAGACGGGGTAATTACGCCTGCTATTTCAGTCCTTTCCGCTATTGAAGGGCTTGATATCGCAACAACGCTGGCTCACGGTTATATTACTCATATTTCCTGTGCCATCTTGCTTCTTCTTTTTACTTTTCAAAGTAGCGGGACTGATAAAATAGGACGTTTGTTCGGCCCGGTTATGCTGCTTTGGTTCATTGTTATAGGTGCTTTCGGTGCGCTGTCGATGCTGAATAATATTGTCGTATTAGAAGCTTTCAGCCCGCTGCATGCCGTTCGTTTTTTCGCTGAAAACGGGATTGCCGGAACACTTGTTCTCGGAGCGGTTGTCCTGTGTGTTACAGGGGGAGAGGCTCTTTTTGCAGACATGGGCCATTTCGGGCGAAGACCTATTACTCTTGCATGGTATTTTGTGGCGTTGCCGAGCTTGCTCTTAAATTATTTAGGGCAGGGCGCTCTGCTGATAAATAATCCAAAATTTATTGTTAATCCCTTTTTCAGTTTATTTCCCAAAACAATACTTTTACCGATAGTCGGTCTTGCCACATTGGCCGCAATTATTGCTTCACAGGCTATTATTTCAGGTGCTTTTTCACTCACAGCTCAGGCTGTTCATCTAGGTTTCATACCGCGTATTCGTGTTTTTCAAACTTCTGAACTTAATCCGGGGCAGGTTTATGTTGGATCTGTTAATTGGATTATGGCTGCGCTCAGTATTTTTTTAGTGATATCGTTTAAGCATTCAGAAGAACTTGCAGGCGCTTATGGAATAGCAATTACCGGAACTATGGTTATTACAACTTACCTTTTCTGGTTTTATTTAAGAAATATTCGTAAATGGAATGTGGTTCCGGCAGCAATTTTAATCAGTTTTTTTGCGTGTTTTGATTTAGGTTTTTTTATTGTTAACTTCACTAAAATTGATGGAGGCGGATGGTTTCCTATTCTGCTGGCCTCGATTGTTGCCTATATAATGTACGTCTGGTTATGGGGTAGGGAGGAAGTTTATGATTATGTTATGGAAAGAGGGCTGCATATAACCGACCTTGAATCTGAAATTGAAAAGTATATTCTTGCAAAAACACCTGGTGAAGCCGTGTTTCTTGCCGCCTCGGATTATATTCCTCATGCTTTTTTGCAACATCTTAGAAGGAACAGAGTTGTACCTGAAAAGCTTATTTTTTTGCAGGTTAAGAGTTTAAACGAGCCATATGCTGATTCAGGACAGCGGATTTTTGTGAAGAAGTTGAAAAATAACGTTTCATGGATGACTGTTTCGTACGGGTTTATGGAAAAACCGAACGTGCCCGTGTCAGTTCTTCAAGCTTGGAATCAAATCGGAATTAGAAAAGAGGAGTGTAATTACTATGTTGGAAGGGTTTTTATAAAGTATGATGACGAACGCACAGATCATAAAATTAAAAGGAAACTTTTTATTTTATTAAGCTCAATTTCAGATAATCCAGTTGATTATTTTAAAATACCTGAAGAGCTGGTTGTTACTATAGGTACTGGAGTCAAGTTGTAG
- a CDS encoding Hpt domain-containing protein has translation MNLVLTYRPKMKANDVINDIWLKSMASTKKEFLKKLFSVFLRDEPDRVHKIRDALQTGEMDKLKFLAHSLKGAAATMGADRVKEACLDLERSALAGNTDQAYKDMLVLEHEMKSVYDFMSEFIK, from the coding sequence ATGAATTTGGTTTTAACCTATCGTCCTAAAATGAAAGCTAACGACGTAATTAATGATATTTGGCTAAAATCCATGGCATCCACCAAAAAAGAGTTCCTCAAAAAACTTTTTTCTGTGTTTCTTCGCGATGAACCGGATAGAGTTCACAAAATTAGAGACGCCCTTCAAACGGGTGAAATGGACAAGCTAAAGTTTCTGGCTCACTCCCTAAAAGGAGCAGCCGCTACTATGGGTGCCGACAGAGTCAAAGAAGCCTGCCTCGATCTTGAACGAAGTGCACTGGCCGGAAATACCGACCAAGCTTACAAAGACATGCTCGTTCTTGAGCATGAAATGAAATCAGTTTATGACTTTATGAGCGAATTTATCAAATAA
- a CDS encoding RtcB family protein, translating to MNLELLTKLGPCRWKIKKISPMNTDAVIFADEKILHDLDDKTVSQMRDVASLPGVVGPVCIMPDAHSGYGFPIGGVGAFDPEKGVISAGGVGFDISCGVRTLTTGLKKHHLKEVSEKIADSLFKNIPSGTGVGGKFKLTNDQMDEMLSGGASWAVGQKMGFPDDLRRIENNGVFRQADPSKVSKKAKQRMTDQLGTLGSGNHYLEVQYVEKIFDEPTAKAFGIAENEILVSIHCGSRGLGHQIATDYLPLMVKSAVKYGIKLPNKDIACTPIKSSLGQDYLKAMGAGINCALANRQRITHLVRNCFADILPEADLKLLYDVSHNTCNREEFLINGYMKTLYVHRKGATRALEPNSPKLPHEFKKYGQPVIIGGSMGTSSYILAGTTASAGLSFSSSCHGAGRVMSRTKALKSFKGQNIQDRLNLDGIIIKSGSIRGLAEEAPKAYKDVERVINVADQAGISKIIARLKPIICVKG from the coding sequence ATGAATCTTGAACTGCTCACCAAATTAGGGCCATGCAGATGGAAAATTAAAAAAATAAGCCCTATGAATACTGATGCTGTAATTTTTGCCGATGAAAAAATACTTCACGATCTCGATGACAAAACCGTTTCACAAATGCGGGATGTTGCATCGCTGCCCGGGGTTGTCGGACCGGTCTGCATTATGCCGGACGCACATTCCGGTTATGGCTTTCCTATTGGCGGAGTCGGTGCTTTTGATCCTGAAAAAGGTGTTATTTCAGCCGGAGGAGTAGGTTTCGATATTTCATGCGGAGTAAGAACGCTGACCACAGGACTTAAGAAACATCACCTGAAAGAAGTCTCAGAAAAAATCGCAGATTCTCTTTTTAAAAATATACCTTCAGGAACAGGAGTCGGCGGAAAATTCAAACTTACAAATGATCAAATGGACGAAATGCTTTCAGGCGGAGCTTCCTGGGCAGTCGGACAAAAAATGGGATTTCCTGATGATTTACGCCGCATCGAAAACAATGGAGTTTTCAGACAGGCCGATCCTTCTAAAGTTTCTAAGAAAGCAAAACAAAGAATGACCGATCAGCTCGGAACTCTGGGGTCAGGAAATCATTACCTTGAAGTTCAATATGTTGAAAAAATTTTTGATGAGCCAACAGCAAAAGCATTCGGAATTGCCGAAAATGAAATCCTTGTCAGCATACATTGTGGTTCGCGAGGGTTAGGTCATCAAATAGCAACAGATTACTTACCTCTCATGGTCAAAAGTGCTGTAAAATATGGAATAAAACTACCGAATAAAGACATTGCGTGCACGCCTATAAAATCAAGTCTGGGACAAGATTACCTTAAAGCCATGGGAGCAGGCATAAATTGCGCCCTTGCCAATAGACAGAGGATAACCCATCTGGTGAGAAACTGTTTTGCAGACATATTACCGGAAGCAGATCTCAAACTTCTCTATGATGTAAGCCACAATACCTGCAACCGGGAAGAATTCCTCATTAACGGTTACATGAAAACGCTTTATGTACATCGCAAAGGAGCGACTAGAGCTCTGGAGCCTAACTCACCGAAACTTCCGCATGAATTTAAAAAATATGGCCAGCCAGTAATAATCGGCGGCAGTATGGGAACATCATCATACATACTTGCAGGCACAACAGCTTCTGCTGGGCTTTCCTTCTCCTCATCCTGTCACGGTGCCGGAAGAGTAATGAGCCGAACCAAGGCATTAAAATCTTTTAAAGGACAAAACATTCAAGACAGACTCAATCTTGATGGAATTATTATAAAAAGTGGATCAATACGAGGACTGGCGGAAGAGGCTCCAAAAGCATATAAAGATGTTGAAAGAGTAATAAACGTCGCTGACCAAGCGGGAATTTCAAAAATAATCGCCCGCCTTAAGCCAATTATATGTGTTAAAGGCTGA
- a CDS encoding ACT domain-containing protein, which produces MKCDQLSIFLENRAGRLAEVTRLLSEAKVNIRALSLADTSDFGILRLIVSDFDKAQKTLKDAGFTVGKTTVVAVVVDDHPGGLHSLLEMLRNASINVEYMYAFVQQSGNNAVIIFRFDRTDQAIELLAENNIQMIPSEELSKL; this is translated from the coding sequence ATGAAATGTGATCAGCTATCTATATTCCTTGAAAATCGTGCCGGAAGACTTGCAGAAGTAACCAGACTTCTCAGTGAAGCAAAAGTTAATATACGCGCTCTTTCCCTTGCCGACACTTCAGATTTCGGCATTCTACGACTCATAGTTTCTGACTTTGATAAAGCTCAGAAGACTCTGAAAGACGCAGGATTCACTGTTGGTAAAACAACTGTTGTCGCCGTCGTTGTCGATGATCATCCCGGAGGACTTCACAGCCTGCTGGAAATGCTCAGAAATGCCAGCATCAACGTTGAATACATGTACGCATTTGTTCAGCAAAGCGGTAATAATGCCGTCATTATCTTCCGCTTTGACCGTACAGATCAGGCAATTGAACTGCTTGCTGAGAATAATATCCAGATGATCCCCAGCGAAGAACTTTCAAAACTGTAG
- a CDS encoding phenylacetate--CoA ligase family protein, whose amino-acid sequence MIFDIDKETMPREELEALQLKRLKQLCERVYANVPFYTKKFKELGITPDDINSLSDLQKLPFTEKQDLRNHYPFGLFAVSRENIVRIHSSSGTTGKATVVGYTKRDIANWAGLMARAFAMAGATPEDIIHNAYGYGLFTGGLGVHYGAEALGATIIPISGGGTRRQIMLLKDFGATAICCTPSYALYLYETGKEMGIDFRELPLKVGIFGAEPWTESMRREIEDKLNIKALDIYGLSEIMGPGVAMECAEAQDGLHIMEDHFIPEIINPDTGELAKPGEVGELVVTTLTKEGIPLIRYRTRDLTKITYTPCRCGRTLARMQRVKGRSDDMLIIRGVNVFPSQIESILIETEGLSPHYLLEIHRDGNLDILTIKVEVAGTAFSDEIKNLQSLERKIQRNIKEFLGVTARIKLVEPNSIERSTGKAKRIVDLRNENQ is encoded by the coding sequence ATGATCTTCGATATAGATAAAGAAACAATGCCTAGAGAAGAATTGGAAGCACTTCAGCTTAAACGTTTGAAGCAACTTTGTGAACGCGTTTATGCCAATGTACCTTTCTACACAAAAAAGTTTAAAGAACTCGGAATTACACCCGATGATATCAATTCCCTTTCCGACCTTCAAAAATTGCCTTTTACCGAAAAGCAGGATCTGCGCAATCATTATCCTTTCGGTTTGTTCGCGGTCTCCCGTGAAAACATTGTAAGGATTCACTCTTCCTCAGGAACCACCGGGAAAGCAACTGTCGTGGGCTACACCAAACGCGACATTGCAAACTGGGCGGGTTTGATGGCTCGCGCGTTCGCAATGGCGGGAGCAACCCCGGAAGACATCATTCATAATGCTTATGGATATGGATTGTTCACCGGCGGACTCGGCGTACATTACGGAGCAGAAGCTCTCGGAGCTACTATCATTCCTATTTCCGGCGGCGGAACAAGACGCCAGATTATGCTTCTTAAAGATTTCGGTGCAACAGCAATTTGCTGCACACCTTCTTATGCTCTTTACTTGTACGAAACAGGAAAAGAGATGGGTATCGATTTCAGAGAATTACCACTTAAAGTTGGTATTTTCGGAGCGGAACCATGGACCGAATCCATGCGCAGAGAGATCGAAGATAAGCTTAACATCAAAGCTCTTGATATATATGGACTTTCTGAAATAATGGGACCCGGAGTCGCAATGGAATGTGCTGAAGCACAGGACGGACTACATATCATGGAAGATCATTTTATTCCTGAGATCATCAACCCTGATACAGGCGAGCTGGCCAAACCCGGTGAAGTCGGTGAATTAGTTGTAACCACACTCACAAAAGAAGGCATCCCACTCATCCGTTACCGTACCCGCGACCTGACAAAAATCACTTACACACCTTGTCGTTGCGGCAGAACACTTGCAAGAATGCAGCGCGTAAAAGGTAGAAGCGATGACATGCTGATCATTCGCGGCGTGAATGTATTCCCGTCTCAGATTGAATCTATTCTCATCGAAACCGAAGGATTGTCTCCACATTATCTGCTGGAAATCCATAGAGATGGAAACCTTGATATTCTTACTATCAAAGTTGAAGTCGCAGGAACCGCGTTCTCCGATGAAATTAAAAATTTACAGAGCCTCGAAAGAAAGATACAAAGAAATATCAAAGAATTCCTTGGTGTAACAGCCCGGATTAAACTGGTAGAACCTAACTCTATTGAGCGTTCGACCGGTAAAGCCAAAAGAATTGTCGACCTTCGCAACGAGAACCAATAA
- the rsfS gene encoding ribosome silencing factor, producing the protein MKTKSKKFKEIETQDKLQLVAEWLDEKQAIDLIAIDVTGICPISEIVMVVSAKGIRHAQSLADNTLEKLSTGNIEYLGMEGYQTGDWILLDLNDIIIHIFQEDNRGFYNVEGLWSEGTKVELDINR; encoded by the coding sequence ATGAAAACTAAAAGTAAAAAATTTAAAGAGATCGAGACTCAGGACAAACTTCAGCTCGTTGCAGAATGGCTGGATGAAAAACAAGCAATTGACCTTATAGCTATTGATGTAACCGGGATTTGTCCGATTTCAGAAATAGTAATGGTTGTCAGTGCAAAAGGTATTCGTCACGCTCAGTCATTGGCTGATAACACTCTCGAGAAGCTTTCAACTGGAAATATTGAGTATCTTGGAATGGAAGGTTACCAGACCGGAGATTGGATTCTTCTCGATTTGAACGATATTATCATCCATATTTTTCAGGAAGATAATCGTGGTTTTTATAATGTTGAAGGATTGTGGTCCGAAGGGACTAAAGTTGAATTGGATATTAACCGGTAG
- the gpmI gene encoding 2,3-bisphosphoglycerate-independent phosphoglycerate mutase, which produces MSEQSGTPTVLLILDGWGIAPAGKGNAVQLANTPVLDSLFKTYPNTHLKCSGRAVGLPDGFMGNSEVGHTNIGAGRVVYQDMTRIDIDIEKEKFATNDAICDLIDNVKASGGRLHFMGLLSDGGVHSHINHLFALLKVVKDAGVSEVFVHAFMDGRDTSPTKGKEYMRQLVDKMNEIGIGKVATISGRYYSMDRDNHYERNEISYRALVLGEGVEAFDPVKAIEDAYEAGETDEFIKPRVLVETHGLMLDEDGVFFFNFRADRARQMCRILNDEDFNEFERPVVPAFSDFVTMTRYEGDFPFPVAFPPQNITNPIGEVISNAGLKQLRIAETEKYAHVTYFMNGGREEPFPNEDRILVPSPREVATYDQKPQMSAEEVTEKLINILPDYSLCICNLANLDMVGHSGIIPAAILACETVDACVARIIEAVTKLGGQVFLTADHGNAEEMIDADGGPQTAHSLNEVPLIFIGDVFKGRTPSSGALCDIAPTILNSMGIPVPKEMTGKNLIES; this is translated from the coding sequence ATGTCAGAGCAGTCCGGTACTCCCACAGTTCTCCTTATTCTAGACGGATGGGGAATTGCCCCGGCTGGTAAAGGTAATGCTGTGCAGCTTGCCAATACTCCGGTTTTGGACAGTCTTTTTAAGACTTATCCTAATACGCATCTCAAATGTTCTGGTAGAGCTGTCGGTTTACCTGATGGTTTTATGGGAAATTCTGAAGTTGGTCATACCAACATCGGAGCCGGACGCGTTGTTTATCAGGACATGACTCGGATTGATATTGATATTGAGAAAGAAAAATTCGCTACGAATGATGCAATATGCGATTTAATTGATAATGTGAAAGCCTCCGGTGGGCGTCTCCATTTTATGGGGCTGCTTTCGGATGGTGGAGTGCATTCACATATCAATCATCTTTTTGCTTTGCTTAAAGTAGTTAAGGATGCCGGAGTAAGTGAAGTGTTCGTCCATGCTTTTATGGATGGGCGAGATACTTCGCCTACTAAAGGCAAAGAATACATGCGCCAACTGGTCGATAAGATGAATGAAATCGGAATCGGGAAGGTTGCGACCATCTCGGGCCGATATTATTCAATGGATCGCGATAATCATTATGAACGGAATGAAATTTCCTATCGTGCTTTGGTTCTTGGCGAAGGTGTCGAGGCTTTTGATCCGGTTAAAGCGATTGAAGATGCCTACGAAGCAGGTGAAACTGATGAGTTCATTAAGCCGCGAGTTCTTGTTGAAACTCACGGACTGATGCTTGATGAAGATGGTGTTTTCTTTTTTAATTTCCGGGCAGACCGCGCTCGTCAGATGTGCAGGATTTTAAACGACGAAGATTTTAATGAATTTGAACGTCCTGTTGTTCCTGCTTTTAGCGACTTCGTGACCATGACTCGTTATGAAGGTGATTTTCCTTTTCCTGTAGCCTTTCCTCCGCAAAATATTACTAATCCTATTGGAGAAGTAATATCGAATGCCGGACTCAAACAGTTGAGAATTGCTGAAACGGAAAAATATGCACATGTTACATATTTTATGAATGGCGGAAGGGAAGAACCTTTTCCTAATGAGGATAGAATTCTTGTTCCTTCGCCCCGTGAAGTGGCTACATACGATCAGAAACCGCAGATGAGCGCCGAAGAAGTTACTGAAAAACTTATTAATATTCTGCCGGATTATTCTTTGTGTATTTGTAACCTTGCCAACCTGGACATGGTTGGACATTCCGGAATAATCCCTGCGGCCATTTTAGCCTGTGAAACTGTCGATGCCTGTGTCGCTAGAATTATTGAAGCCGTTACCAAGCTTGGCGGGCAGGTTTTCCTTACTGCTGATCATGGTAATGCGGAAGAGATGATTGACGCTGACGGCGGACCTCAGACAGCCCACAGTTTGAATGAAGTTCCTTTAATTTTCATAGGTGACGTTTTTAAAGGACGAACTCCTTCTTCCGGAGCTTTGTGTGATATAGCTCCTACTATTCTGAATTCAATGGGCATTCCTGTTCCAAAGGAAATGACCGGTAAAAATCTTATTGAGAGTTAA
- a CDS encoding carboxyl transferase domain-containing protein, which yields MDIEKKLDGLIKRVQYARDILGDTEDRRLTAFAQKLDTFLDRNINLTQEELWDKLNTVAESLAVLEKDIDNTLTPMDKVRIVRHSERICLKDILENVYDNYTVVGGKDDMSIDPGMVIARAYISRRIGKKVHNQPVMVVGQEKGHGQEFRNGGCIKPWGNANALRYMKVAARENIPIHTYVFTPGSFPIEDYPGAAQQIAENIYEMCGLDVPIISVISEGGSGGAEAIAMADKRLMLSHGYYSVISPEGAAAIEGRLRGGQRAPTELIESCAKNQRITAKDNLGFGYIDGIIKEPALGSRPEHFEFYKTIRAEVIRATDEIVLSVKGLSPFRGVAIKSRNKKELTDESVFVRWSINSNEKDRLLWKRYKKYRRMAQDAYEDKRTLVEKINSAKVDAMAAAYSTIRYDLIKKYQSKLQRFVEETKDELHVITNKVDQLKQRVIGKVGFSTKESSEVEFALTKLSAQKDDDIPPADYRHFVSPRASEDREITCPNAEKDGCLEIWSRDLFDEFGGVCPTCGHHFPMEYRWYLANVFDWGTVREFNKSICASNPTNFPNYQNRLDAAKEKTGLQSGCITFEGHIKHTKVTCATLVAPFRGGSVGAAEGEKFIRALELAGKKRYPFLAYVHGTAGIRIQEGTNGLIQMPRCTLAVRRYIESGGLYIVLYDTNSYAGPVASFLGCSPYQYAVRSSRLGFAGPGVIKETTGLDIPPDYHSAYNALSRGHIQDIWDRRDIRRNLHQAFLTVGGRNLYYR from the coding sequence ATGGATATAGAAAAAAAACTGGATGGATTAATCAAGCGGGTCCAGTATGCGCGCGACATCCTCGGAGACACCGAGGACAGACGCCTTACTGCTTTTGCCCAAAAGCTTGACACCTTCCTAGATCGAAATATTAATCTGACTCAGGAAGAACTGTGGGATAAACTGAACACCGTAGCTGAAAGCCTCGCTGTTCTGGAAAAGGATATTGATAATACCCTTACTCCCATGGATAAAGTCCGTATTGTTCGTCATTCCGAAAGAATCTGTCTTAAAGACATTCTTGAAAATGTTTATGACAACTACACTGTTGTCGGCGGCAAGGATGACATGAGCATCGACCCCGGTATGGTTATTGCGCGAGCCTACATCTCTAGAAGAATCGGCAAAAAAGTGCATAATCAGCCCGTCATGGTAGTCGGACAGGAAAAAGGACACGGACAGGAATTCCGTAACGGCGGCTGTATCAAACCTTGGGGAAATGCTAACGCACTTCGCTATATGAAAGTCGCTGCCCGCGAAAATATTCCCATCCATACCTATGTCTTTACTCCCGGCTCATTCCCGATTGAAGACTACCCGGGTGCTGCTCAGCAAATTGCTGAAAACATCTATGAAATGTGCGGATTGGATGTTCCGATCATCTCCGTTATTTCAGAGGGTGGATCAGGCGGAGCAGAAGCCATTGCCATGGCGGATAAACGCCTCATGCTTTCCCACGGTTATTACTCGGTTATATCCCCTGAGGGTGCGGCTGCAATCGAAGGCAGACTTCGCGGTGGACAACGTGCCCCGACTGAGTTGATTGAGTCTTGCGCCAAAAATCAGCGCATTACTGCGAAAGACAACCTCGGATTCGGTTACATCGACGGTATTATCAAGGAACCCGCACTAGGTTCCCGCCCTGAACATTTTGAATTTTATAAAACTATAAGAGCTGAAGTTATCAGAGCCACTGATGAAATCGTTTTAAGCGTGAAAGGCCTTAGTCCGTTTCGTGGCGTAGCGATTAAAAGCCGTAATAAAAAAGAACTGACGGATGAATCTGTATTTGTACGCTGGTCTATCAACAGCAATGAAAAAGACCGCTTGCTGTGGAAGAGGTATAAAAAATACCGTCGAATGGCTCAAGATGCCTACGAAGATAAAAGAACTCTGGTAGAAAAAATCAATTCTGCGAAAGTGGATGCTATGGCTGCTGCTTATTCCACTATCCGCTATGATTTAATAAAAAAATATCAATCCAAACTTCAAAGATTTGTTGAAGAAACTAAAGACGAACTTCATGTCATAACGAATAAAGTTGACCAATTGAAACAACGCGTTATAGGCAAAGTCGGATTTTCTACCAAGGAAAGCTCCGAAGTCGAATTTGCTTTGACAAAACTTTCCGCACAGAAAGATGACGATATTCCACCAGCAGATTATAGACATTTTGTCAGCCCCAGAGCTTCAGAAGACAGGGAAATAACCTGCCCTAATGCTGAAAAAGACGGCTGCCTTGAAATATGGTCACGTGATCTGTTTGACGAATTCGGCGGGGTCTGTCCTACTTGCGGCCATCACTTCCCTATGGAATACCGTTGGTATCTTGCCAATGTATTTGACTGGGGAACTGTGCGCGAATTCAATAAATCAATTTGCGCATCCAACCCGACCAACTTTCCTAACTATCAGAACAGGCTGGACGCGGCGAAAGAAAAAACCGGACTACAGAGCGGTTGTATTACTTTTGAAGGCCATATTAAACACACCAAAGTCACTTGCGCTACACTTGTCGCCCCCTTCAGAGGTGGATCAGTCGGCGCTGCGGAAGGTGAAAAGTTTATTCGCGCCCTCGAACTTGCCGGTAAAAAGAGATATCCATTTCTGGCATATGTTCACGGAACTGCCGGAATCAGGATTCAGGAAGGAACAAACGGACTGATCCAAATGCCGCGCTGTACTCTCGCAGTTCGCCGTTACATTGAATCTGGCGGACTATATATCGTTTTATATGATACAAACTCCTACGCAGGACCTGTCGCCAGTTTTCTAGGCTGCTCACCATATCAGTACGCAGTTCGTTCATCCCGTCTCGGTTTTGCCGGTCCCGGGGTTATTAAAGAAACTACAGGACTCGACATTCCACCGGATTACCATTCCGCTTACAACGCTCTCTCCCGTGGTCACATTCAGGACATCTGGGACCGCAGAGACATCCGCAGAAATCTGCATCAGGCTTTTCTTACCGTTGGTGGAAGAAACCTGTACTACAGATAG